The segment AGATGTGTATAAGAGACAGGCCTTTACCAACTGGGCGGGGGCGCAGGTGCTGTGGCAGTGGCTGGGCCTGCGGCCGGGCAGTCCGGCCCGGGGCAAGGGGGCGACGGGCCGCTGGGGGGTGACGGTGGCGGGGGCGCCGGCGGGGGGGACGCCCGAGCGCGGGGCCACCTTGCGGGGGGGCTTCAATGTGACGGGCAACGGGATGCCCGCCGGGGCCTATCCGGCGGGGGCGGGTTACACGCATTACCGCTGGCGGCTGGACGGCGGCCCCTGGAGCGCCGAGACGCCCATTGGCACGCCCATTGTCCTGAGCGGCCTGCCGGACGGCCAGCATGTGGTGGAGGTGGCGGGCAAAAACGATGTCGGCTGGTACCAGGACGACCCGGTGTTCGGCGAAGACGCCGTCGTCACCCGCGTCACTTGGGTGGTGGATGGACGCTCCTCACCGGTGCGCCTCAGTGAGGTGCTCGCCGCCAATCGCAACGTGACCAACCACTTCGGCACCACGCCGGATGCCGTGGAGCTGTATAATGCCAGTGATGCGGAGATCCGCCTGGACGGCCTGCGGTTGACCGATGATCCCACCGTGCCCGACAAGTTCACCTTCCCGGCCAACACGATCCTCGGTCCGCGCCAGTATCTCGTGCTGTGGGCCAACGAACCGGATGGCACGCCGGGGTATCACCTGGGCTTCAACCTGAGCCAGACGGGCGAGGGCGTCTATCTCTACCATGCGGTGGCCTACGGCGGCGAGTTGTTGGACAAGGTGGAATTCGGCCTGCAATTAACCGATTATTCCATCGCCCGTTTCGAAGACGGCCAATGGCGGCTGGCCCAGCCCACCCTCGGCGGGCCCAATGTGGGCGCCCCCACGGGCGACATCTTTGCCCTGCGCCTCAATGAATGGCTGGCCCTCGCGCGCACGCCCTATGAGTGTGATTTCGTGGAAATCTTCAATCCCCAGCCGCTGCCGGTGCCCCTGGGCGGCCTCTACCTGAGCGATGAAATGGTGAGCTGGCGCAACCGGCACGCCTTGCCGCCATTGTCCTTCATTGCCGGCGGCGGTTATCAACTGCTGCTGGCCGATGGCAATGAACAGGCCGGCGCAGACCACCTGAGTTTCCGGCTGGAAGATACGCACGGCGGCCTGGGTCTGTATGCGCCCGATTTGACCCCCATTGACATCGTGGTGTACGACCGCCAAAACCCCAACGCCTCCATGGGCCGCTCGCCCAATGGCAGCACCAACGTGGTGATCTTTGCCACCCCCACCCCCGGCGCCCCCAACCCCACCGTGGGCACGGCCGCCCCCTTCGGCGGCGCGCTGGTCATCAACGAAGTCCTCGCCCAAAACACCTTGACCGTGGTGGACGGCCGCACCCCGGACTGGCTGGAACTCTACAATGGCTCCACCAACACGGCGGATTTGAGTGATTGCAGCCTCACCGATAATGCCGCCAATCCGCGAAAATATGTCTTTGCCCCCGGCACCACCCTGCCCCCGGGCGGGTATCTGCGCCTCTACTGCGACAGTGTCCTGCCCGTCTCCACCAACAACACCGGCTTCGGCCTCAGCGTGAACGGCGGCGGCGTGTATCTGTATGACAAGCCCGCCAATGGCGGCGGCCTGATCAGCGCGGTGAATTATGGCTGGCAGGTGGCCAACCTCTCCATCGGCCGCGTCCCCAACGGCAGCACCAACTGGGGGCTTTGCCTCCCCACCCCCGCCGCCGGCAACATGGCCGTCGCCTCCCTCGGCGATCCCGCCCTGGTCCGCATCAACGAATGGATGGCCAACCCCAAGAACGGTGATGACTGGTTCGAGTTGTACAACCCCAGCTTCCAGCCCGTGGCCCTCGGCGGGTACTTCCTCACCGATACCCTCGGCAACCCCCTCAAGCATCCCATCCCGCCGCTCTCCTTCATCGGCAGCGGCACCAACGGCTTCGTCCGTTTGATCGCCGACAGCAACCCCGGCGCAGGCCCAGACCACGTCAACTTCTCCCTGCGCGCCGCCGGCGAGGCCCTCGGCCTGTTCACCCCGGCCGGCAGCCCGGTGGACACCGTGGAATTTGGCGCGCAGGACGAGGGCGTTTCCGAGGGACGCCTGCCCGACGGCGCGGCGGCCATCCGCCGTTTCCCCAACACCGCCACCCCGGGCGAGGCAAACTACGCCCTCATGAGCCATATCGTGATCAACGAGGCCCTCACCCACACCGATCCGCCTCTCGAAGACGCCATCGAAATCCTCAACCTCGGCACCCAGGCGGTGGACCTCGCCGGCTGGTGGCTGAGCGATGATCCGTCCTTCCCGCAGAAATATCAGATCACCGGCCCCGCCGTCCTGCCCCCCGGCGGCTTCCTGGTGGTTTATGAGCAGCAGTTCACCAATCGCGACCTGGCCGCCGTGCCCTTCGCCCTCAGCTCACGCGGCGATGAAATCGTCCTGGCCGAGGCGGTCAACAACCAGCTCACCGGCTACCGCGCCCAGGTCAGGTTTGGCGCGGCCGCCACCGGCGTTTCCTTTGGCCGTTACGTCAACAGCGTGGGCGAAGCCCACTTTGTTGCCCTGAGCGCCCGCACCTTTGGCGTGGATGACCCCGCCACCGTCGAGCAATTCCGCCAGGGCCGCGGCGCGCCCAACGCCCCGCCGCTGGTGGGGCCGGTGGTGATCAGTGAAATCATGTATCACCCGCCGGACCTGGGCACCAATGACAACGTGCTCCATGAATACCTCGAATTGCAGAACATCACCACCGCCCCCGTGGCGCTGTTTGATCCGGCCTATCCCACCAACACCTGGCGCCTGCGCGACGCCGTGGACTTCGAATTCCCGCCCAACACCACCCTCATGCCGGGCGAGGTCATCCTCGTGGTGAGCTTCGATCCCCAGGCCGACACCAACGCCCTGGCCGCCTTCCGCGCCCAATATCATCTGCCCTCCGCCGCCACAATTCTGGGACCCTACCGCGGCAAACTGGCCAACAACAACGATGCCATTGAGCTGGAACGCCCCGATACCCCCGACACCAACGGCGTGCCCTACATCCTGGTGGAGCGCGTCCGCTACACCGACCAGGCCCCCTGGCCGGTGGAAGCCGACGGCGCCGGCTACGCCTTGCAGCGGGTTGACCTCCGCGCCTACGGCAACGATCCCATCAACTGGCGCGCCGACATCCCCAGCCCCGGCCCGGCCGCCGCCCCGCTGGACATTGACAACGACGGCATCCCCAACGCCTGGGAGCTGGCCCACGGCCTGGACCCCTTCAACCCCCTGGACGCCCAGGTGGATTCCGATGGCGACGGTTTGAGCAATTATCAGGAGTACCTGGCCGGCACCAACCCCTTTGATGCCCGCAGCTCCCTCAAGCTCCTCCTCGCCCCGGCCTCGGGCGCCCCCGGCCAGTTGCGCCTGAACTTTGAAGCGGCTCCCGACCGCAGTTACCGGCTGGAGCAGGCCACCCGCCTGCTCCCGGCCGATTGGCAGGTGCTCACCAATATCAGCGCCGCCCCCACCAACCGGCAGTTCAGCCTGCCGGTGGCCCCGGCGGCCGGCCAGCGTTATTTCCGCCTGCGCGCACCGTGAGCAGGCCCGAAGGCGGCGGCCGCCGGCCTGGTATTGAAAGCCCCTCCGGCACGGCAGGGAGGCGGCCCGGCTGCCATCTCGTGCGGCTCGGGGCGGGATTTAACCGGCCTCCCCGGCCACCAAATCCCAGCGGGGGGAAATGTCCGCATCCCAATCCGTGGCGATCGGCGCCCGGCGCCATTTCTGCTCGGCCAGCACGCCAATCATGGCGGCGTTGTCCGCGCAGTACTCCGGCGCGGCCAGCCGCAACCCCAGCCCCGCCGCCGCGCAGGCGCGCGCCAGCTCCCGGCGCAGGCTGCGGTTGCAGGTCACCCCGCCCGAGGCCGTGACCCACTTCACCCGGCACCGGCGCGCCGCCCGCACCGTCTTGCCCACCAGCGTCTCGACGATGGCCGCCTGCACGCTCGCGCAGAGGTTGCGCAACTGCTGCGGGTCATCCGCCAGCCCCGGTTGTTTGTCCAGGAAATACCGCACCGAGGTTTTCAATCCACTGAAACTGAAATCGTCATGATCCTCGTTCAACATGGGGCGCGGAAAATCAAACGCCCGCGGATCCCCCTGCGCGGCCAGCCGGTCCATGAGCGGCCCGCCGGGATAGGGCAGGCCCAGCATCTTGGCCGTTTTATCAAAGCACTCCCCGGCGGCGTCGTCCACCGTGCTCCCCAGCACCTGATGCTGCAGGGGCCCCTGCACCCACACCAGCAGCGTGTGTCCCCCGCTCACAATGAGCGAGACATTGGGTTGCAGCTCCCCCCACTGCGCCACCGGCGGCTGGCCGCCAATCCAGGGGGAGTAGAGATGCGCCTCGTGATGATGCACCCCCACCAGCGGCTTGTTCAACGCAAAGGCCATGCCCTGCGCCAGCTTCAGGCCGGCCATCAAGGCGGTGGGCAGTCCCGGTCCGCGCGTGGCGGCGATCAGCTCCAACTCCCCGGGCGTCACCCCCGCCCGCTGGAGCGCCTCCCGCACCACCACCGGCAGGTTGCGCAGATGCTCCCGCACCGCCAGCTCCGGCACCACCCCGCCGTGCTCGGCGTGGATGTGCATCTGGGAGGAAACCACATTGGAACACACCCGCCCCTCGCACACCACCGCGGCGCTCGTCTCGTCGCAGGACGTTTCAATGGCCAAAACCGTTGGCATGGGAAATGCCCGCCGCCGGGGCGGCCGGAACCGCGCCTTATTTCATCGCGGTCTTGCCCGTGGTGGCCTCCTTGCGGGTGAACAACGTAATGCCGCGCAGCAGGTCCATGGCCCGCTCCAACTGCACATCGCGCGTCTGCCGCACGCGCTGGGCCTCCTCCTCGCTCAGATTCGCCAGCCCGCCCGGCGCGCGCAAAAGCTGCAAATCCCGCCACGCCTGATCGCCCATCGGCACCACAATGTCGGGCTTGATGCCGCGCTCGTGAATGACCTTGTGGCTGGGGGTGTAATACTTCGCGGTGGTCAGCCGCAGCGCGGAGCCGTCATTGAGTTGCACAATGCTCTGCACGGAGCCTTTGCCGAAAGTCTGCTCGCCCACGATGATGGCCCGCTGATAATCCTGCAGGCAGCCCGCCACAATCTCGGAGGCGCTGGCGCTGGCATCATTCACCAGCACCACCATGGGCAGCCGCGGATGCGTGTTCCGGCTGCCGGCGCGATACTCGCTCCGATGCGCCGGATTGCGCCCCTCGGTGGAAACCACCAGCGCGCGCGGCGGCAGGAACTTTTCCGCCACCTTCACCGCCTGATCCAGCAGCCCCCCGGGGTTGTCGCGCAAATCCAGCACCAGCGCCTGCATGCCCTGGCTCTCCAGTTTCCGCAACGCCTGCTCCAGATCCGCCGCCGTCTGCTCGCCAAACTGCAGCAGCCGGATGTAACCAATCTTGTCCGGCCCCAGCACAAACTCGCGCCGGTTGAGGAGATCTTTGACCGTGTGAATCTTGATTTCCGCCCGCTGCAGTTTGAAATCGCTCACCTGCCCGCTGGACGGCCGGTGAATGGTGAGCACCACTTCGCTGCCGGGCTTGCCCCGCAGCCGCTGCACCGCCTCCTGGAATCCCATCCGCTCGGTGCTTTGCCCGTCAATCTTCAGAATCTCATCCCCGGGCAGAATCCCGGCCCGCGCGCCGGGGGTGTCCTCCATCGGCTCCACCACCGTCAACCCCCCCTGGTTGGTGGTCACCACCAGCCCCACCCCGCCAAACGCCCCTTCGGTGTCCTTCTTCAAATCCTCAAACTTGGCCGGCTCCAAATATTCACTGTGCGGATCCAGGGTGTTCAACATGCCCTTGAGCGCCCCGCGGATGAGGGTCTGATAGCTCACCTTGTCCGCGTCCACATAGTCCATGCGCACCCGCTCCAGCACCGTGGTGAACAGCTTCAGGTTGGGATACGCCTCATCCTGCGGCGCCGCCGCCACCGAATAGAAATAAATCCGGGCGCCAATGATCAAATTAAGCACCACCAGCGTGGTGAGCACCCCAAAGTAAATGCGTCTCTTCATAAACGACACCAAGCCCCCTAACCTACCGCTCGGCGCCCGCCTTGGCAAGGGCGCCCCTCGCCAGGCCGGGCGCCAAAAGCCATGCTCAGGGAAATCCCTTAAATCTTGTCTCCCCGCTCAATATCCACGGAGGGGGGCGCGTTGGCCGGGGGCACCGCCCCCATGCTTTTCGCCGCCGCCTCAAACCGGCTCAGCCAGGAGTAATAACTCCACAGCGGCCCCACCGCCCCCCGCCGCCGCAGCCGCTCCACCAGGGCCAGAAACTCGGGGGGCGCCTCCCGCGTAATCCATCGCGGCGAGCGCCGGGCAAACTCCGCCAGCCGCCCGCTGATTCGCTCGGGGCTTAGCCCCGGCGCCACATAATACCGCGGCGCCAGCAGCGGCGTATCCCGCTCCACCAGCCCCTCCCGCACGGCCCGCTCATGCAGCGGCGTGCGCGGATAAATCCGCATCCCAATCACCGGCAGCACCACCCCCGCCGGCAGATGCTGCGAATTCGCAAAGCCTTCCTCCAGCGTCTCCTCCGTCTCCCCCGGCCCGCCGCAAATCAAAAAATGGCACGCATCCACGCCCGCCTCGTGCACCCGCCGGCTGGCCTCCAGCACCTCGCCAAAATCAAAGTGCTTGCCATATTCCGCCAGCACGGTGTCGCTGAAGCTGTCCGTGCCAAACTCCACATGGCGCAGCCCCGCCCGCGCCATCAGCCGGGTCAATTCCGCCGTCAGCCCCGCCGGCCGCAAAAAACAACCCCATGGCACCTGCAGCCGCCGGCGCACCAGCGCCTCGCACACGGCGGCGGCATGCTCCGGCGCTCCATTGAACACGCTGTCCACCACAAAAAAATAACGGGCGCCGGCCGCCTGCAGGGCGGCCACCTCCTCCGCCACCTCCTCGGCCGGCCGCCGCCGCAGCGCCCGGCCCTCAATCAGCGGATACGTGCAGTAACAGCAGCGAAAGGCGCAACCCCGCTGCGTCTGCACATTCAGCATCGAGCTGTGCTCCAAATACCACCGCACCTCCTCCGCCGGACGCACCGGCTGCGGCAGGCGCTCCAGCGCCGCCCCGTGCGCCGGGGGATTGCAAACCACTTCCGCGCCGCGCCGGTACACCAGCCCGGACAGATGCGCCACGTCCTGCCCCTCCAGCAGCAGCTCCAGCAGCCGCGGCAACGTTTCCTCCGCCTCGCCCTGCAACCCGTATTCCGCCCCGCTGAGGGACAGCAGCTCGACGGGAAAAATGGAAAAACCGCTGCCCCCCAGCACAATGCGGGCCGTCGAGTGCCGGCGGATCACCTGACAAATCCCGGCCAGCCCATCAAAAAAAGTTTCCTGCCGCTGGATGAGCACATCGTCTATGTTGCGCAACGAAATGCCCACAAAGTCAGGATTCCAGCCCGCCAGCCGCGACGCCAGCGCCTCGCCCTCAAATTGCCAGTCCAGCCATTGCGTGGCAAAACCGGCCTGCCGCAGCGCGGCATCCACATGCGCCAGCCCCAGCGGAAACACGGCGTAGGGATCCCGGCACGTATTGAGACTCATCAGCAGGCAGCGGGCGCGCTCCCCGGCAGCCCGCAGTCGGGCGGGCGTGGCGGCGGCTTCGCTCATGTTTCCGGCCTTGTCTGGGCGCCTTGCATCAGTGAACCGTCGCCTTCATAGCAAAAACCGCCGCCTTTGGCGAAGGGTTTTCGCCCCGCGGACAGGCCCCGGCCGCGGCTCCGCAATTTGACGATTTACGCGCGTCCCCATTTCTCGTACACTCAGCCCAAGGAATGTTAAACGCCCGGCAAAACCATCCCTTGTGAACGAACGCGTGTTACTCGCAGGCCCCGCCTTCGCCGGTGGCTTGGCGCTGGAAAGCGAAGACCTTGGCCCTTCAGAAGCCTGGCAGGTGCAGGTGGCCCCCTCCGGCACGGCCGCCCTGGCCGCCTTGGAGCAGGCGGCCTTTGATGCGGTGGTGGTGGATGGCGCCATCGCCGAGGTGGATCCCCGCCAGCTCCTGCGCATCGCGGCGGAGCGCCACCCGGGCAGCGAGATTTTCCTCTGCGCGGATGTCAGCCCCGACACTGCCGAAGCCCCCCCCGTGGGCGAACGCTGGCAGCTCCTGGCCAAGCCCATTTCCGCCCCCGTCCTGAGCCGGGCTTTGAAACGGGCCTTCTCCTTCCGGACCTGGCTGCCCAGCCGGGCCGCGCGGGAGCTGTTGCACAGTGTCAACATTCTCCCCAGCCCGCCGGCCACCTACCTGAAGGTGCTGCGCGCCCTGGAGTCACCGGACAGCTCGCTCGATACCATCGGCCAGATCATCGCCCAGGACCCCGCCATGACGGCCAAGCTTCTGCAACTGGCCAACAGCGCCGCCTTTGGCCTCCAGCAGCAGGTGGCCGATCCCACCACCGCCGTCATGTATCTGGGCCTCGAAACCACCAAGGCCCTCATCCTCCTGGCCCATACCTTCTCCTATTTCGAAAAATTGCGCCCCGCCGATTTCTCGCTCGAAGTGCTCTGGAATCACAGCCTCATGACCGCCCATGCCGCCCGCCAACTGGCCCGCGCCGAAAACCTCCGCGGCGAAGCCGCCGCCCCTTATTACACCAGCGGCCTGCTGCATGACCTGGGCAAATTGATTTACGCCGCCAATGTCCCCCTCAAGTTCAGCATGGCCATCCGCATGGCCCGCGATTACCAGCAACCCCTCTGGCAGATCGAAAAAAACCTCCTCGGCGCCTCCCATGCCGAAATGGGCGCGGCCCTGCTGGCCATTTGGGGGCTGCCCACCGAAATTGTCGAAAGCGTCGCTTTTCATCATGAACCCTCCCGCAGCGAGCGCCCCGGCTTCACCCCCGTCGCCGCCGTCCATGTGGCCAATGCCCTGGTGCACGAAGGCGGGGCCGACTCCCAAGGCCTCCCCCCGGCCGAATTAGACCTCGATTTCCTGAAGGCGCGCGGATGGGAAGCGCGGGTGGATCTCTGGCGGCGCGCCGTCACCTGACCCCCCGGGCCGCGGCTGACATCCGCATGAAGTGGTCCAGCTTCACCCCCGCCAATCTCAAGGAGAAAGCCCGCCAGGGCTGGCGCCGCTGGCTGGCCTGGCGTTACGCCCTGCCAGCCATTGAGCTGGCTGAGCTGGTGCCCCCCGACACCCCCGTTGCACCCCCCATCCTGGACCACATCTGCATGCCGCCCCATTATTACCGGCATGACCATGACGATTTCACTCCCCTGATGCAACTGGCCCGCGCCCGGCAGCCGGCCGTCATCGTCGAGCTGGGCACCGCCCACGGCAACACCACCGCCAACCTGTGCCGCAACTGTCCCCGGGCGCGCGTGCTCACCGTCAACGCGCCCGTCGAGGAAATGACCGGCACCGTCACCACCTTCGGCCTGCGCCGCGAGGAAATCGGCTGCGTTTATCGCCAGCACGGTTTTGCGCCGCAGGTGACGCAAATTTACGCCAACACCCTCCACCTGGACCTGGCGCCCCACCTGGGCGGCCAGCAGGTGGATTTGGCCATCGTGGATGCCTGCCATGACACCGAATACGTGCTCAACGACTTTCACAAACTGCGCCCGCATCTGGCGCCACACGGCCTGATTTTGCTGCACGACACCCACCCCAGCATGGAAGACCATCTGCTGGGCAGTTACGTCGCCTGCCTCAAACTGCGGCAGCAGGGCTTTGATGTGCGCTGGCTGCGGCACACCTGGTGGGCCCTCTGGCAACCTCACTGGCCCGTGCCCCCTCTCCGCTCATGAGCGACCCCGCCCCCGCCCCTGAGAATCCGGCCCCCGCGGAGTCATGGGTGGCCGTGACCGCCTATTTCCCGCCCATCGTCGGCGGCTCGTCCACCGTGGCCGCCAATTTGATCTCCACCTTCCGCCCCGAAACCGTGCGGGTCATCAGCGAACGGCCTGCCACGCTGGGCGGACGCCACAGCGCCGAGCCGCCCCCGGGGGTGGCCATCCGCCGTTTTGGCCTCCCCGCCGCCCTGCATCGCCTGCCGTTTGCCCGCTACTGGATTCGCTGGGGCCGCTACGGCCTGGTGCCCGCCGTGCGGCGCGCCGTGCTGGAGGCCGTCGCGGCGGGGGCCCAACGCATCGTGGCTTGGTATCCAAGCTGGCCTTTTCTCCTGGCCGCCGCCCAGGCAGCGCGCCTGACCCGTCGGCCCTGGTACACCTATCACATGGATGCTCCCGTGCCGTGGGAACAGGCCGTCTGGCCGGACCGCCATTTCCTGCGCCGCCGCCAACTGCCCCTCCTGCAGTCCGCCACCGGGCGCCTGGTAATCTCGGAGGCCCTCGCCGAGGATTTCACCCAACGCTTCGGCCTGTCCTCCACGGTCATCCGCCATGGTCTGGACCTGCGGCTTTATCCCCCCGCCGACCCGCCCCCCACGGCGGCCGACGGCCCGTTGCGCCTGGTCCACACCGGCGTGGTGGAGCATTTGCAATACGAAAGCCTGCGCCGCATCATTGACGCTGTGGCCCGCTGCCCCGAGCTGCGCGCCCAGGTCATCCTCAGCACGCCCAACCGCCGCGAAGATTTGGCCGCCTGCGGCCTGGCCCAGCCCCATGTGCAGATCGTGGCGCTGCCCACACCCGAGGTCCGCGCCTTGCAGCGCAGCGCCTCCGTGCTGCTCGCCGTGCTCCCCTTCTTCGGCACAGTGAAAGCGCTGGATTTAACGGCCTTCCCCACCAAATTGGTGGAATACATGGCCGCCGGCGTCCCCATCCTCGTGCACGCGCCGCCCGACAGCTTCCTGGCCCAACACGTGCGCCGCCATCATTATGCCTGGCTGGTGGACAAACCCGATGAAGCCGCCCTGCTGACGGCCTTGAAGGCCCTCCAGGCCGATGTGCCCCTCCGCCGCCGGCTGGCGCAGCGTGCCCGGCAGACGGCGGAGGAGCTTTACGCCCTCCCCCGCGTGGCGCAAGCCTTTGCACAGGCGTGCGGCCTGGCGCAAACCGCCCTGAAGCCCGACTTCCGTTGACGCCGCCCCCGCCCCGCGGCGGCCGCTTCCATCTTTCTCTTTATGGGCGCGGGCGGGCGGCGCATAATTCACTCCATGCGCGGCGAAGATGCGGCGGATCAATTCTGGCAACACGCAGCGCGCTGTCTGCGCGCAGGCACCCTGGTGCGCCTCCGGCTCTCCTCCCCCCGCCCCTCGCCGCCCCAGCCCGACACCTTGAAAGCCGTCCTCGCCCGCCCCGTGCAGCTCAAGGCAGGCCTGCGCCTTTCCGTAACCCGCCAGTATCCCACCCGCGACGAGGTGAAAAACTACGAGCCGGAGGAGGGGCTGCGCCAACTGCAGGCTTTGCTGCCCCAGTTTCAATCGGGTTATTTATCCTCCGCGCAGGGCGACTGGCAATGGCAGCACGGGGAACAGGGCGGCCGCCTCATCGCCCACCCTCCCCGCCTCACCGGCAACCTCTCCCTCCGGCATGACCACGAGAAATCCCACTGGCTCGACGCCACGGCGCAGGACTGGCTGCACGGGCTGGGCATCACGACCGCCGAGGGCCACGTGGCCGCCCGGCAGGCCGATAAACACCGCCAGGTGGCCCGGTACGTCGAAATCATGGCCCACCTGGCCCGCGCCGCCGGCTGGGGGCCGCCCGCAGCACCCATGCCGCTCACGTTGGCCGACATGGGCTGCGGCAAGGGCTATCTCACCTTCGGCATCTGGCACCTCTT is part of the Verrucomicrobiia bacterium genome and harbors:
- a CDS encoding lamin tail domain-containing protein, translated to DVYKRQAFTNWAGAQVLWQWLGLRPGSPARGKGATGRWGVTVAGAPAGGTPERGATLRGGFNVTGNGMPAGAYPAGAGYTHYRWRLDGGPWSAETPIGTPIVLSGLPDGQHVVEVAGKNDVGWYQDDPVFGEDAVVTRVTWVVDGRSSPVRLSEVLAANRNVTNHFGTTPDAVELYNASDAEIRLDGLRLTDDPTVPDKFTFPANTILGPRQYLVLWANEPDGTPGYHLGFNLSQTGEGVYLYHAVAYGGELLDKVEFGLQLTDYSIARFEDGQWRLAQPTLGGPNVGAPTGDIFALRLNEWLALARTPYECDFVEIFNPQPLPVPLGGLYLSDEMVSWRNRHALPPLSFIAGGGYQLLLADGNEQAGADHLSFRLEDTHGGLGLYAPDLTPIDIVVYDRQNPNASMGRSPNGSTNVVIFATPTPGAPNPTVGTAAPFGGALVINEVLAQNTLTVVDGRTPDWLELYNGSTNTADLSDCSLTDNAANPRKYVFAPGTTLPPGGYLRLYCDSVLPVSTNNTGFGLSVNGGGVYLYDKPANGGGLISAVNYGWQVANLSIGRVPNGSTNWGLCLPTPAAGNMAVASLGDPALVRINEWMANPKNGDDWFELYNPSFQPVALGGYFLTDTLGNPLKHPIPPLSFIGSGTNGFVRLIADSNPGAGPDHVNFSLRAAGEALGLFTPAGSPVDTVEFGAQDEGVSEGRLPDGAAAIRRFPNTATPGEANYALMSHIVINEALTHTDPPLEDAIEILNLGTQAVDLAGWWLSDDPSFPQKYQITGPAVLPPGGFLVVYEQQFTNRDLAAVPFALSSRGDEIVLAEAVNNQLTGYRAQVRFGAAATGVSFGRYVNSVGEAHFVALSARTFGVDDPATVEQFRQGRGAPNAPPLVGPVVISEIMYHPPDLGTNDNVLHEYLELQNITTAPVALFDPAYPTNTWRLRDAVDFEFPPNTTLMPGEVILVVSFDPQADTNALAAFRAQYHLPSAATILGPYRGKLANNNDAIELERPDTPDTNGVPYILVERVRYTDQAPWPVEADGAGYALQRVDLRAYGNDPINWRADIPSPGPAAAPLDIDNDGIPNAWELAHGLDPFNPLDAQVDSDGDGLSNYQEYLAGTNPFDARSSLKLLLAPASGAPGQLRLNFEAAPDRSYRLEQATRLLPADWQVLTNISAAPTNRQFSLPVAPAAGQRYFRLRAP
- the tsaD gene encoding tRNA (adenosine(37)-N6)-threonylcarbamoyltransferase complex transferase subunit TsaD, producing MPTVLAIETSCDETSAAVVCEGRVCSNVVSSQMHIHAEHGGVVPELAVREHLRNLPVVVREALQRAGVTPGELELIAATRGPGLPTALMAGLKLAQGMAFALNKPLVGVHHHEAHLYSPWIGGQPPVAQWGELQPNVSLIVSGGHTLLVWVQGPLQHQVLGSTVDDAAGECFDKTAKMLGLPYPGGPLMDRLAAQGDPRAFDFPRPMLNEDHDDFSFSGLKTSVRYFLDKQPGLADDPQQLRNLCASVQAAIVETLVGKTVRAARRCRVKWVTASGGVTCNRSLRRELARACAAAGLGLRLAAPEYCADNAAMIGVLAEQKWRRAPIATDWDADISPRWDLVAGEAG
- a CDS encoding S41 family peptidase, whose amino-acid sequence is MKRRIYFGVLTTLVVLNLIIGARIYFYSVAAAPQDEAYPNLKLFTTVLERVRMDYVDADKVSYQTLIRGALKGMLNTLDPHSEYLEPAKFEDLKKDTEGAFGGVGLVVTTNQGGLTVVEPMEDTPGARAGILPGDEILKIDGQSTERMGFQEAVQRLRGKPGSEVVLTIHRPSSGQVSDFKLQRAEIKIHTVKDLLNRREFVLGPDKIGYIRLLQFGEQTAADLEQALRKLESQGMQALVLDLRDNPGGLLDQAVKVAEKFLPPRALVVSTEGRNPAHRSEYRAGSRNTHPRLPMVVLVNDASASASEIVAGCLQDYQRAIIVGEQTFGKGSVQSIVQLNDGSALRLTTAKYYTPSHKVIHERGIKPDIVVPMGDQAWRDLQLLRAPGGLANLSEEEAQRVRQTRDVQLERAMDLLRGITLFTRKEATTGKTAMK
- a CDS encoding radical SAM protein; protein product: MSEAAATPARLRAAGERARCLLMSLNTCRDPYAVFPLGLAHVDAALRQAGFATQWLDWQFEGEALASRLAGWNPDFVGISLRNIDDVLIQRQETFFDGLAGICQVIRRHSTARIVLGGSGFSIFPVELLSLSGAEYGLQGEAEETLPRLLELLLEGQDVAHLSGLVYRRGAEVVCNPPAHGAALERLPQPVRPAEEVRWYLEHSSMLNVQTQRGCAFRCCYCTYPLIEGRALRRRPAEEVAEEVAALQAAGARYFFVVDSVFNGAPEHAAAVCEALVRRRLQVPWGCFLRPAGLTAELTRLMARAGLRHVEFGTDSFSDTVLAEYGKHFDFGEVLEASRRVHEAGVDACHFLICGGPGETEETLEEGFANSQHLPAGVVLPVIGMRIYPRTPLHERAVREGLVERDTPLLAPRYYVAPGLSPERISGRLAEFARRSPRWITREAPPEFLALVERLRRRGAVGPLWSYYSWLSRFEAAAKSMGAVPPANAPPSVDIERGDKI
- a CDS encoding HDOD domain-containing protein, producing the protein MNERVLLAGPAFAGGLALESEDLGPSEAWQVQVAPSGTAALAALEQAAFDAVVVDGAIAEVDPRQLLRIAAERHPGSEIFLCADVSPDTAEAPPVGERWQLLAKPISAPVLSRALKRAFSFRTWLPSRAARELLHSVNILPSPPATYLKVLRALESPDSSLDTIGQIIAQDPAMTAKLLQLANSAAFGLQQQVADPTTAVMYLGLETTKALILLAHTFSYFEKLRPADFSLEVLWNHSLMTAHAARQLARAENLRGEAAAPYYTSGLLHDLGKLIYAANVPLKFSMAIRMARDYQQPLWQIEKNLLGASHAEMGAALLAIWGLPTEIVESVAFHHEPSRSERPGFTPVAAVHVANALVHEGGADSQGLPPAELDLDFLKARGWEARVDLWRRAVT
- a CDS encoding class I SAM-dependent methyltransferase codes for the protein MKWSSFTPANLKEKARQGWRRWLAWRYALPAIELAELVPPDTPVAPPILDHICMPPHYYRHDHDDFTPLMQLARARQPAVIVELGTAHGNTTANLCRNCPRARVLTVNAPVEEMTGTVTTFGLRREEIGCVYRQHGFAPQVTQIYANTLHLDLAPHLGGQQVDLAIVDACHDTEYVLNDFHKLRPHLAPHGLILLHDTHPSMEDHLLGSYVACLKLRQQGFDVRWLRHTWWALWQPHWPVPPLRS
- a CDS encoding glycosyltransferase, producing the protein MSDPAPAPENPAPAESWVAVTAYFPPIVGGSSTVAANLISTFRPETVRVISERPATLGGRHSAEPPPGVAIRRFGLPAALHRLPFARYWIRWGRYGLVPAVRRAVLEAVAAGAQRIVAWYPSWPFLLAAAQAARLTRRPWYTYHMDAPVPWEQAVWPDRHFLRRRQLPLLQSATGRLVISEALAEDFTQRFGLSSTVIRHGLDLRLYPPADPPPTAADGPLRLVHTGVVEHLQYESLRRIIDAVARCPELRAQVILSTPNRREDLAACGLAQPHVQIVALPTPEVRALQRSASVLLAVLPFFGTVKALDLTAFPTKLVEYMAAGVPILVHAPPDSFLAQHVRRHHYAWLVDKPDEAALLTALKALQADVPLRRRLAQRARQTAEELYALPRVAQAFAQACGLAQTALKPDFR